TCTGCACGGCGCGATAGGTAGCAAGAGTATCGCCGCTCAGCAGAACGTTCCTTAGCGTGGAACGGCCGTCGGCCAGCAACCCGAGCGCCAAGGCGCGGTGCGAGTAGCTCTTAGATGGTGATGCTTGGACCGTGCCGGTGATGGTGGAAGGCGTGACCTTGAGTCTCATTCCTATTCCTCACCGTTGTAGATGTCCGCCAGGATGAAATCCTTTCCCCCTAGGGCCTCGACGACCGCCTTCACTCGGCGCTCCTTGACCAGGATGGCCGTGGCCGGTCCCGTTCCAGACAGTCCTGCGGCCACCGCGCCTTGCTGCATGGCATCCACCGTCATCCTTGGGTCCAGCGAGAGTGCTGCCGAATAGGCCAGGGAGTTGATGATCATGGCCTCCGGCCACCTGCCCACCAGCACTTTCTGGTAAGCGATGTCGATTATGGGGGACAGGAGGCGCATGCGTTCCAAGGGCAGGCCGCTCTTGCGTATCTGTGAATGTGGCACATGGATGATGACTCGCAGGTCCTCAGGCATGGCCGTGCGCTTGACGATCTGATCGCAGTGGTTGTCCGTGACCACCAGGCCACCGAGCATGGAAGCGCAGGCATCGTCGAAAGCTCCAGTCACGGAGACCCCGGCCTCGATGGCGCACCTCGTGCCCAAGCGCACCGCCTCCACGGTATCCATCTCGACATCCAGTGCTTGCAGCGTTGCCATGATCATGGCGTTCGCCGCGGCACTACTGCTCTTCAATCCTCGAGACACTGGTATCTCCGATGAAGTGATCACCTTGGCGCCCAGACCCCGGTTAGGAGCGTGCCGGTCCAGGACGCTTCGGATACATAGCCTGGCGAGCATGTCATCCTCGTCCTTCAGGCCGTGCAGCTCCGCCACCACCTTGCCCGAGGAGTTGAGCTCCACCGTGGCCTTGGTCTCCAGACCGATGCCGAAGGCCGCTCCCTTCCCCGTGGCGATGGCGTTGATGACCGTCGCCGCCCCGTGCGCGATCGCCACTCCCTTCAAGAGAGCGACCTCCTGAGCGCCGCCATCATCACGTCCACTGGAGCTTCCTTCCCAGTCCAGAGTTCGAAGGCCTTGGCTGCCTGGTGCACCAGCATCTGCTCGCCGTTTCGGGTGTTCGCTCCTCTCTTTTCCGCCTCTTCCAAGAACTTGGTGCGAGGGGGATTGTAGATGGCGTCCACGACGAACTGTCCGGGCCGGAAGATCTCTGCGCCGATCGACAGCGCCTCTGGATATCCGGTCATCCCCAAGGGGGTGCAGTTCATCAAGATGTCGAAGTGCATTTTCGGGGCCTGGTCCAGTTCCATCGTCTGCGCCTGGAATTCCTTGGCCAGGGTCGCTGCCCGGCTCATGGTGCGATTGGTGATGTGGACGGAAGCGCCACCCTCCGACAAAGCGGCGCAACAGGCTCTGGAAGCTCCACCTGCACCCACCACCAGCGCCTTCCTTCCTTTGATTTCGACCTTGGCCAGCTCCAGGGTCTTGGCCACGCCGTAGACGTCGGTGTTGGTGCCTCTCAGCTCGTCGTTCTCGATGACGACGGTGTTCACCGCCTTGACCTTCTTGGCCACTTCATCCAATGAGTCCAGCAGAGGGATGATCGTTTCTTTGTAGGGGATTGTGACGTTGAAGCCTCGCATCTCCAGTTCCAGGGCCAGTTCGATAAGCGTCTCCAGCTCATCCAGCCTCGTCTCCAGTTTGAAGTAGCGTCCCGGTACCGACAGATGCTCGAAAGCGGCATTGTGCATGAGCGCCGAGCGCGAGTGCGAAAGCGACGCGCCCACCACTCCCACCACCACCTTTTCGCCCATCAGGCGCTTCATCGTCATCAGGTCCAGCTGGCCCGGGGCCGCTTCCTTGCCTGGTTCTAATGCCGCGTAGGCGAGGGCACATCCCATGCGATCGGCGCAGACGCGAGTGATCTCCCCCATCGGTCCCATGCCCATGAGCGCGAACTCCCTGCCCGCGGCGGAAAAGGTCTTGCCGGCTTGCACGAGGTTCAGCACATCACTGACGGAGCTGACCATGTAGGCCGCTTTGGCCACGTCCGCTCGCGCCACCTCCTTCACCAGCGTTTCCACCATGCTCGATGCGGACGGCGTTCGTTCCAGATCGTGGTGGGAAGCGATGATGCTCGCTCCCTCGAACGTCTCGTACGCCTTGAAGAGCAGCTCGGAATCGTCCTCCAGATCGATGTACTTGAATCCAACCTGGATGGCCTTTCGCAGGAAGGCTGTCCGGTCAGCTTCGCTGCCGGTGTACTTCCCTCCCTGGGCCGAGGCGCGCAGGGTGGCGATCTTGGGAACGTCGATGGACGTGAACTCCGACAGCTCCGTAGGCAGCTCGTCCATCAGGTCGAAGCGCACCTCTATCAGTTCCGCTCCCTTCTCGACCGCGGACCTGGCCGCTGCGAGCGCCGACCCAAGCGTCAGCTCGTTGATGGAAACGCAGATGCGCGTCATGTCTCGGTGATCGTCTCCGTTATCGCTCGCCCGAAGTGCCTTCCCCCTTCCTCCAGCCGGACCAAGACCTCTTGGCCCACCTTGAGGTCGGAGATGGAGACGGGACCGCTGGGCGTGCACAGCCGGATAGTCTCCGCGTTCTGCAATATGGTGCTGAACCTGCGCTCTGCGACCTGCGCCTCGAGCAGCAGCAGCGGTCGGCGCTCGGTCTTGCTTCTCCCGATGACCACCGCGCGGCTGTTGCCTTGAGCATCGGTCGCCAAGGCCTCCTCCCCGCTCCTCATCTCTGAGAGGTACTTGGTCTTGCCGTCGGGCGTGAGGACGTAGGCGTGGACCGCACCCGCGTTCACGCGGAACGGCCGGGCGGCCACATATTCGCTCTCCACGCTCTCAGAGCATACCAGGAATAGACAGGCGGACTGCGAACCGATCAGCATGCCCTCGCCC
The sequence above is drawn from the Methanomassiliicoccales archaeon genome and encodes:
- a CDS encoding shikimate kinase; its protein translation is MAIAHGAATVINAIATGKGAAFGIGLETKATVELNSSGKVVAELHGLKDEDDMLARLCIRSVLDRHAPNRGLGAKVITSSEIPVSRGLKSSSAAANAMIMATLQALDVEMDTVEAVRLGTRCAIEAGVSVTGAFDDACASMLGGLVVTDNHCDQIVKRTAMPEDLRVIIHVPHSQIRKSGLPLERMRLLSPIIDIAYQKVLVGRWPEAMIINSLAYSAALSLDPRMTVDAMQQGAVAAGLSGTGPATAILVKERRVKAVVEALGGKDFILADIYNGEE
- the aroE gene encoding shikimate dehydrogenase; protein product: MTRICVSINELTLGSALAAARSAVEKGAELIEVRFDLMDELPTELSEFTSIDVPKIATLRASAQGGKYTGSEADRTAFLRKAIQVGFKYIDLEDDSELLFKAYETFEGASIIASHHDLERTPSASSMVETLVKEVARADVAKAAYMVSSVSDVLNLVQAGKTFSAAGREFALMGMGPMGEITRVCADRMGCALAYAALEPGKEAAPGQLDLMTMKRLMGEKVVVGVVGASLSHSRSALMHNAAFEHLSVPGRYFKLETRLDELETLIELALELEMRGFNVTIPYKETIIPLLDSLDEVAKKVKAVNTVVIENDELRGTNTDVYGVAKTLELAKVEIKGRKALVVGAGGASRACCAALSEGGASVHITNRTMSRAATLAKEFQAQTMELDQAPKMHFDILMNCTPLGMTGYPEALSIGAEIFRPGQFVVDAIYNPPRTKFLEEAEKRGANTRNGEQMLVHQAAKAFELWTGKEAPVDVMMAALRRSLS